Proteins encoded by one window of Halomonas sp. SH5A2:
- the gatC gene encoding Asp-tRNA(Asn)/Glu-tRNA(Gln) amidotransferase subunit GatC yields MALEDSHVRRAAHLARIAVSDDQASGFVEDLSRILDMVDQLQGVNTDGVAPLAHPLDATQRLRADEVTETNQRDTFQRCAPAVENGLYLVPRVVE; encoded by the coding sequence ATGGCGCTTGAAGACTCTCATGTGCGCCGGGCCGCCCATCTAGCCCGGATCGCCGTCAGCGATGACCAAGCCAGCGGTTTCGTAGAGGACCTGAGCCGAATTCTGGACATGGTCGACCAGCTGCAAGGCGTCAATACCGACGGCGTCGCGCCCCTGGCCCATCCGCTCGATGCCACCCAACGCCTGCGCGCCGACGAAGTCACCGAAACCAACCAGCGCGACACTTTCCAGCGCTGCGCCCCAGCGGTTGAAAACGGTCTGTACCTGGTGCCCCGCGTGGTCGAATAG